In Natronococcus occultus SP4, the following proteins share a genomic window:
- a CDS encoding ABC transporter ATP-binding protein produces MSDANDIEVDLSFREKVRALYRVALFRPWFATGLVLLAVTTAVLEGIGLAFIDPIIQTSQSETSAEGTSSLLQLFLTVYDTLGIPFTLGYLVTGVAFVMTVRYTLSFLVGWFQAAIETQYVRYLQEEAFTNALDARVAYFDDEGSDDILNAIVTQAEYAGMVIRYAIDSIEQGLLSLMYLVIAFYIAPVLTLITVGFLGFVTFAYRNILDVGYSIGDKVADAKERIQSNAQAGTQGIKDVKLFGMVDELRSGFGTSVDQFERSRIQLLRNVSAITNFYQLMTAITVFVLIYFALTFSAMSVGELGVFLFAMFKLGPKLSELNTHIYRIEGELPHLVRTQEFIEELQQNREQVEGTRAVPESVERFAFDDVEFSYDSSKETVLRGISFEIGHGNFAAFVGPSGAGKSTIASLFARMYEPDRGKITANGIPIDEFNIREWRSRVSIVRQDPHLFNTTLRQNITIGDREATQEEIETVAEIAKVSEFLDTLPDGYDTILGDQGVKLSGGQRQRVAIARALLKDSDLLILDEATSDLDTSLEKEVHHGIEAMDRDYTMLVIAHRLSTVTNADQIYTMKDGEIVEVGSHTELIQRSGKYAQLYSLQST; encoded by the coding sequence ATGTCCGACGCCAACGATATCGAAGTGGACCTCTCGTTTCGTGAGAAGGTTCGGGCCCTCTACCGCGTTGCGCTATTTCGGCCGTGGTTTGCAACTGGACTCGTTCTATTGGCAGTCACCACTGCGGTGCTCGAAGGAATTGGATTGGCGTTCATCGATCCCATCATACAGACATCACAATCTGAGACGTCTGCGGAGGGAACGAGTAGCCTCTTACAACTATTTCTCACCGTCTACGATACGTTGGGAATTCCGTTCACGCTCGGATACCTCGTAACAGGCGTCGCATTCGTGATGACGGTACGATACACCCTCTCGTTTCTGGTTGGCTGGTTTCAGGCGGCCATCGAGACGCAGTACGTCAGATATTTACAAGAGGAGGCGTTCACGAACGCACTCGATGCCCGCGTGGCGTATTTCGACGACGAGGGATCCGATGACATCCTCAACGCAATCGTCACCCAGGCGGAGTACGCCGGGATGGTAATCAGGTACGCTATCGACAGCATCGAGCAAGGGCTCCTGTCGCTCATGTACCTCGTGATCGCATTCTATATCGCTCCCGTTTTGACCCTTATAACGGTTGGGTTTCTCGGCTTCGTGACGTTCGCATACAGAAACATCCTCGACGTCGGGTATTCCATCGGCGATAAAGTCGCTGACGCCAAGGAGAGAATTCAATCGAACGCTCAGGCGGGGACCCAGGGCATCAAAGACGTAAAACTGTTCGGTATGGTCGACGAGCTTCGATCCGGGTTTGGTACGTCAGTCGATCAGTTCGAGCGGTCGCGAATTCAACTACTTCGAAACGTGTCCGCTATCACTAACTTTTATCAGCTCATGACCGCGATCACTGTTTTCGTTCTCATTTACTTCGCGCTGACCTTCTCTGCGATGTCCGTGGGCGAACTGGGCGTGTTCCTGTTTGCGATGTTCAAACTCGGCCCCAAGCTGAGCGAGTTAAATACGCATATCTATCGGATCGAGGGGGAACTTCCACACCTCGTCAGAACACAGGAGTTCATCGAAGAACTGCAACAAAACCGAGAGCAGGTCGAAGGGACGAGAGCGGTTCCGGAGTCCGTAGAACGGTTCGCATTTGACGACGTAGAGTTCAGTTACGACTCATCCAAGGAAACCGTGCTCCGGGGCATCTCGTTCGAGATCGGTCACGGTAACTTCGCCGCGTTCGTCGGCCCCTCGGGAGCGGGGAAGTCGACGATCGCCTCGCTCTTCGCTCGGATGTACGAACCCGATCGCGGTAAAATAACCGCAAACGGGATACCCATCGACGAGTTCAATATCCGCGAGTGGCGCTCTCGAGTATCCATCGTGAGACAGGATCCGCATCTGTTTAACACAACTCTCCGACAAAACATCACAATTGGTGATCGTGAGGCCACGCAGGAGGAAATCGAAACGGTCGCCGAAATCGCCAAGGTTTCGGAGTTTCTGGATACACTTCCGGATGGATATGATACAATTCTCGGCGATCAAGGGGTGAAGCTCTCGGGTGGCCAACGCCAGCGCGTCGCGATTGCGCGAGCACTATTGAAAGATTCTGATCTGTTGATACTCGACGAAGCGACGAGCGATTTAGACACGTCGCTCGAAAAGGAAGTCCACCACGGAATCGAAGCGATGGATCGGGATTATACGATGCTCGTGATCGCCCATCGGTTATCGACGGTGACAAACGCGGATCAAATTTACACGATGAAAGACGGCGAGATCGTGGAGGTGGGATCCCATACCGAACTCATCCAGCGATCCGGAAAGTACGCCCAGTTGTACTCGCTCCAGTCGACCTAA
- a CDS encoding IS6 family transposase produces MPENARLSPSIGQLDLDFVEREATLRLLMKLSIQLHLAGLSLSNTVRVLDIFGVERARSTVHNWVHKANLQPKSGQNPDHVAVDETVIRLNGEQYWLYAAVDPESNELLHTDLEPTRTKVIASSFFSELREKHGVVDVVFLVDGDKALNYACQRHDLDFRYERHGNRNSVERIFWEVKRRTSSFSNCFSNADAETADEWLRSFAFAWNQLI; encoded by the coding sequence ATGCCAGAAAACGCACGCCTCAGTCCTAGTATCGGCCAGCTCGACTTGGATTTTGTGGAGCGAGAGGCAACACTGCGGCTGTTGATGAAGCTCAGTATTCAGCTCCATCTTGCTGGCCTCTCGCTTTCGAATACTGTTAGAGTTCTCGATATTTTCGGTGTTGAACGAGCTCGATCGACTGTTCATAACTGGGTCCACAAAGCCAATCTACAGCCAAAATCTGGTCAGAACCCGGATCACGTCGCGGTCGATGAAACCGTGATCCGACTCAACGGCGAGCAGTACTGGCTGTACGCAGCGGTCGATCCCGAATCGAACGAGTTACTTCATACAGATCTTGAACCGACGAGAACCAAAGTGATCGCTAGTTCGTTTTTCTCAGAGTTGCGTGAGAAACACGGCGTCGTCGACGTCGTGTTTCTCGTTGACGGCGACAAAGCACTGAACTACGCGTGCCAACGACACGACCTCGATTTCAGATACGAACGCCACGGAAATCGGAACAGCGTCGAACGTATCTTTTGGGAGGTAAAACGACGAACATCTTCGTTTTCAAATTGCTTTAGCAACGCTGACGCGGAAACGGCTGATGAGTGGCTCAGATCGTTCGCCTTTGCGTGGAATCAGCTTATCTGA
- a CDS encoding glycosyltransferase family 2 protein, with protein sequence MAVSAVVPTYNREAVIERTVRSLMRQSKRVDEIIVVDDASTDDTEKVIAKLDSERLKYVRHAENKGVSAARNTGIDCATGDVILFVDSDDELRPSAVETLYETLTRTQPSCAGVFSHYEEQNTEGKTIKIWDVASGVITNDDLSRFLAIPTMSGSMIRSSVLETVGGFDERLALSEDADLAYRITETADLYVVDEILLNKYTDSENQLTNYDGGRNDRLIPVSENIFLEKHGEDLDTIYRMKRRIDAGFAALRSSGVEAAKQHINTAFTYAATDSERAYAFHYIGRYYAHTGDAKTASRYFKRSLQYDYFQLSAYVYLLVALFGTSFWALVRRFKHRAQIHWYRHRHRSERDSRRNRRFSSLSERR encoded by the coding sequence ATGGCTGTGAGCGCTGTCGTTCCAACATACAACCGCGAAGCCGTAATAGAACGGACAGTACGGAGTTTGATGCGACAATCGAAGAGGGTCGATGAAATAATTGTCGTCGACGATGCTTCTACTGACGACACGGAAAAAGTCATTGCCAAATTGGATAGTGAACGACTCAAGTACGTCCGCCACGCGGAAAATAAGGGGGTTTCCGCGGCCCGAAACACCGGCATCGATTGTGCGACCGGCGACGTGATTTTGTTCGTCGATTCCGACGATGAGTTGCGTCCATCGGCCGTGGAAACGCTCTACGAGACGCTCACACGCACACAACCGAGTTGTGCTGGCGTATTTTCACACTACGAGGAACAAAATACGGAGGGAAAGACGATCAAAATTTGGGACGTCGCATCGGGAGTGATAACGAACGACGACCTCTCGAGATTTCTGGCAATTCCCACTATGAGCGGGTCCATGATTCGATCGTCCGTTCTCGAGACGGTTGGCGGGTTCGACGAACGACTGGCTCTATCGGAGGACGCCGATCTCGCATACCGAATCACCGAGACAGCAGATCTGTACGTCGTCGATGAAATTCTGCTCAACAAATATACGGATAGCGAAAACCAACTCACCAATTACGATGGTGGGAGGAACGATCGGTTGATACCCGTGAGCGAAAATATATTTTTAGAAAAGCATGGGGAGGATCTGGATACGATTTATCGAATGAAGCGACGTATCGACGCCGGGTTCGCCGCACTGAGAAGTAGCGGTGTCGAGGCAGCGAAACAACACATCAACACGGCGTTTACGTACGCCGCTACCGATTCAGAACGGGCGTACGCGTTTCATTATATAGGAAGGTACTACGCTCACACCGGCGACGCGAAAACCGCCAGCCGATACTTCAAACGTAGTCTCCAATACGATTACTTCCAACTATCTGCGTACGTATATCTACTCGTGGCGTTATTTGGGACGAGTTTCTGGGCGCTAGTAAGACGATTCAAGCATCGGGCACAGATCCACTGGTATCGGCACCGTCACCGTTCGGAACGTGATTCCCGTAGAAATCGACGGTTTTCATCCCTATCCGAACGTCGGTGA
- a CDS encoding glycosyltransferase, whose amino-acid sequence MSSQPRVSLFVPTLQGGGAELVMVTLASALSARGYDVYLVVSRAEGDLASEIPDGVTVIDFESPYLVASLPKLARHLRKIDPDGLIASMNGANLVAIWAKILSNTSPTTVVRVENMTTYMARDYDKRRHRLIPYLMMVFYRFSDEIVAVSEGVAQDTAKIIGTDPDDIRVVYNPVVTDNLVQKAGQPVDHPWLSNGSVPVILGAGRMVPQKDFCTLIRAFRRVLRDRNARLIILGKGEQREALLELADELGISDRVSLPGFVPNQYAYMAQADVFVLSSVHEGFGNVLAEAMACGTPVVSTECKSGPAEILDGGEYGPLVPVGDSEELAEAILTVLDDPIKTHVLRERAQDFSDRTIVDELESLIHGQTNRDGTIQPRIPLL is encoded by the coding sequence ATGTCTTCACAACCCCGCGTTTCGCTGTTCGTTCCGACGTTGCAAGGTGGCGGTGCCGAACTAGTGATGGTTACCCTCGCTAGCGCACTATCCGCGAGGGGATATGACGTTTACCTGGTCGTTTCGAGGGCGGAGGGCGACCTAGCATCCGAGATCCCCGACGGAGTGACCGTGATCGATTTCGAAAGCCCGTATCTTGTGGCAAGCTTACCAAAACTCGCTCGACACCTTCGAAAGATCGATCCCGACGGCCTCATCGCATCGATGAACGGCGCCAACCTGGTAGCAATCTGGGCGAAGATCCTGTCCAATACGTCTCCGACAACCGTGGTACGAGTCGAGAATATGACTACCTATATGGCACGAGACTACGACAAACGAAGACATCGGCTGATCCCGTACCTGATGATGGTATTTTATCGCTTTTCCGACGAAATTGTCGCAGTCTCCGAGGGTGTTGCGCAAGACACTGCAAAAATCATCGGAACCGATCCGGACGATATTCGCGTCGTCTACAATCCTGTCGTTACCGATAACCTCGTTCAGAAGGCGGGCCAACCTGTTGACCATCCCTGGCTCTCGAACGGGTCGGTTCCCGTGATCCTTGGGGCGGGACGGATGGTTCCCCAGAAAGACTTTTGCACGCTGATTCGGGCGTTTCGGCGAGTCCTTCGCGATCGCAACGCTCGATTGATTATCCTCGGTAAAGGAGAGCAACGGGAAGCACTTCTCGAGCTCGCGGACGAACTGGGAATCTCCGATCGGGTATCGTTGCCAGGATTCGTCCCCAATCAGTACGCGTACATGGCACAAGCGGACGTATTCGTTCTCTCCTCCGTCCACGAGGGGTTCGGAAACGTTCTCGCGGAGGCGATGGCGTGTGGAACGCCTGTCGTGTCGACCGAGTGTAAGAGCGGACCGGCGGAGATACTCGACGGTGGAGAATACGGTCCACTCGTCCCCGTTGGTGACTCCGAGGAGCTAGCCGAAGCGATTCTAACAGTATTGGATGATCCGATCAAGACACACGTGTTACGGGAACGGGCTCAGGATTTCTCGGATCGCACCATCGTCGACGAACTTGAGTCGCTAATACATGGACAAACTAACAGGGACGGTACGATCCAACCGAGAATACCTCTCCTCTGA
- a CDS encoding O-antigen ligase family protein, with product MSLTNNPNTLAQILFAGTIASFVLSVRTDRRAYGVFTGICAVGLLATGSRASVLSAVVALAIYIVYTRGGQTYLRATLGLLAITIVSVLILLPSLNQFGIHVTFTGRVQLWTATMHAIAERPIVGYGLGDASEMINTFVDDPALQEFGPHNSYLRMTLHLGIFGGLSYLVLTGWVFLRHVTAKRIDVPFVAIGAGFAINQLFEDNMMFEPTIVSIVMTVVFGYLVADHLHLRRTYRQEHRNRRPIMRCDDSDTGLNTNGSMSSRSSSRTLVRPDPTSARYVAKPKPKRRTNRRSRRRYGRRVRRER from the coding sequence ATGTCGCTCACGAACAACCCCAATACGTTAGCTCAGATCCTATTTGCGGGAACGATCGCCTCGTTCGTGCTGTCTGTTCGAACCGATCGAAGAGCATACGGTGTATTTACGGGGATATGCGCAGTTGGATTGCTCGCTACAGGTAGTCGTGCTAGCGTGCTTTCGGCCGTCGTCGCTCTCGCCATCTACATCGTCTACACGCGAGGTGGACAAACCTATCTCCGGGCTACGCTCGGTCTATTAGCGATCACTATCGTCTCCGTACTCATACTTCTCCCGTCGCTTAACCAGTTCGGGATTCACGTTACGTTCACCGGCCGGGTCCAGCTCTGGACGGCGACTATGCACGCAATTGCGGAGCGACCTATCGTTGGTTATGGGTTGGGTGACGCGAGTGAGATGATCAACACCTTCGTGGACGATCCGGCACTGCAGGAATTTGGTCCCCACAACTCGTATCTCAGGATGACCCTCCATCTCGGGATATTCGGAGGGTTATCGTATCTCGTTCTAACGGGGTGGGTGTTTCTAAGACACGTCACCGCTAAACGGATCGACGTCCCTTTCGTGGCAATTGGTGCTGGATTCGCTATCAACCAGCTATTTGAAGACAATATGATGTTTGAACCGACCATCGTTTCAATCGTTATGACGGTCGTCTTCGGTTATCTCGTAGCGGACCATCTTCATCTGCGACGAACCTATCGACAGGAACATCGAAATCGACGACCGATAATGCGATGTGATGATAGTGATACCGGACTTAATACGAACGGTTCGATGTCGAGTCGCTCTTCGTCGCGTACGTTAGTTCGCCCGGACCCTACGTCCGCTAGGTATGTGGCGAAACCGAAACCGAAACGACGAACCAACCGGCGGTCTCGACGACGTTACGGACGACGAGTGAGACGAGAGCGGTAA
- a CDS encoding DUF5305 domain-containing protein, with translation MSQRRYGGSVYRLIDNWFPLVVALLVLFILLGSWATYITYSAAAQSVDGSTEFQHGATVQEENPIYSNGTELSNETTYFTSITPELEGEFAATYKTNSVDEVTIETDIWLLVRWIPIDDAASDQDEYWRSLYQLEETTETVSSGETDRVEFTVDVAQERDRLESYNEDHGWVPGQPELTVIARTDVTDPNTDDSTLESDQNNMTITLTDDIYTVEDGGPTGLATLVTPGAVNTAQLFGSIAFTVASFVALVGLVIARYHGSLAPSESKASQSDFEYDWKTFEEWISQGSVPDNQLDGTAVHIASLEDLVDVAIDSNRRVLADPERQSFYVLIGETYYEYTPERHTDETDDRELSERVEQPSEANDGQSPN, from the coding sequence ATGAGTCAGAGACGTTATGGTGGTTCTGTCTATCGGCTTATTGATAATTGGTTCCCTCTCGTTGTTGCACTTCTCGTTTTGTTCATTTTACTCGGGAGCTGGGCCACGTATATTACGTATTCGGCTGCTGCCCAATCCGTAGACGGTTCAACCGAGTTCCAACACGGCGCAACTGTTCAGGAGGAAAATCCTATATACTCCAACGGAACGGAGTTGAGTAACGAGACAACCTACTTTACGTCGATAACTCCCGAGCTCGAGGGGGAGTTCGCGGCCACCTATAAAACGAATAGCGTGGATGAAGTGACGATTGAGACAGATATTTGGCTCCTCGTTCGGTGGATCCCGATCGATGACGCGGCAAGCGACCAAGATGAATACTGGCGTTCACTGTATCAGCTCGAGGAGACGACTGAAACCGTAAGCTCCGGCGAGACGGATCGCGTCGAGTTCACCGTCGATGTTGCCCAAGAACGAGACCGCTTGGAGTCATATAACGAGGACCACGGGTGGGTCCCCGGACAGCCTGAGTTAACCGTGATAGCCCGAACCGATGTCACCGACCCGAATACTGACGATTCTACTCTCGAATCTGATCAAAATAACATGACAATCACGCTCACCGATGATATCTACACGGTCGAAGACGGTGGGCCGACAGGTCTCGCCACGCTCGTTACTCCCGGGGCGGTGAATACGGCTCAGTTATTCGGTTCGATCGCGTTTACAGTCGCCAGTTTCGTGGCGCTTGTAGGGCTGGTTATCGCTCGGTACCACGGGTCACTCGCACCATCCGAAAGCAAGGCGTCTCAGAGTGATTTCGAGTACGACTGGAAGACTTTCGAAGAGTGGATATCGCAAGGAAGTGTGCCGGATAACCAACTGGACGGAACAGCGGTTCATATAGCATCGCTGGAAGATCTCGTGGATGTAGCGATAGATAGCAATCGCCGGGTACTCGCAGATCCCGAACGCCAGTCGTTTTACGTACTTATTGGGGAAACATACTACGAGTACACGCCCGAACGGCATACCGATGAGACGGACGATAGAGAACTGTCGGAACGCGTCGAACAACCTAGTGAGGCTAACGACGGCCAGTCTCCGAACTGA
- a CDS encoding glycoside hydrolase family 16 protein, producing MNRRVFFQSVCTVCSIACVGCGDQPRFQEKPAEGDSNDEFGSNEVDEGVSDTNWQLTFNDEFDQRELDTSVWNVGYGWGRTHPGLGSWEYVRDDDVWVDGRIDRLVLQADYDEADGPYEHEYLPYHWYAGGVNTKSTFSQRQGYFEARIRLPEIVEGILPAFWCMPDDGEFPPEIDIVEHFTEPYRTKAAIHWGERDLTDTVDYESELNSASGPYDHDDDPRENFVVYGAHWQEDRTDFYVDNDHFLTVTDGHSVDPNRRELNYGAPFYLMLSTQLSDEWGDPAQHDDYPYTWEIDWVRVWEEGDSA from the coding sequence ATGAATCGTCGCGTATTTTTCCAGTCAGTCTGTACTGTCTGTTCTATCGCATGCGTTGGGTGTGGAGATCAGCCTCGGTTCCAAGAGAAGCCGGCCGAGGGTGACTCGAACGACGAGTTTGGATCGAACGAAGTCGACGAGGGTGTCTCGGATACGAACTGGCAACTCACCTTCAACGACGAGTTCGATCAGCGCGAACTCGATACATCCGTCTGGAACGTCGGCTACGGTTGGGGGCGCACACATCCCGGACTCGGAAGCTGGGAGTACGTCCGCGACGACGACGTCTGGGTCGACGGCCGGATCGACCGCCTCGTGCTCCAGGCCGATTACGACGAGGCCGACGGTCCGTACGAGCACGAGTATCTGCCGTATCACTGGTACGCTGGTGGCGTGAACACGAAAAGCACGTTCTCCCAGAGGCAGGGCTACTTCGAGGCCAGGATCCGACTCCCCGAAATCGTCGAAGGGATTCTCCCGGCGTTCTGGTGTATGCCGGACGACGGCGAGTTTCCCCCAGAAATCGATATCGTGGAACACTTCACCGAACCTTACCGGACGAAGGCAGCAATTCACTGGGGGGAACGGGACCTGACCGACACCGTTGACTACGAGAGTGAGCTCAACTCTGCGTCCGGACCGTACGACCACGACGACGACCCTCGAGAGAATTTTGTCGTCTACGGCGCTCACTGGCAGGAGGATCGGACTGACTTCTACGTCGACAACGACCATTTTCTGACGGTGACCGACGGGCACAGCGTTGATCCGAACCGTCGGGAGCTGAATTACGGTGCTCCCTTCTACCTGATGCTCTCGACACAGCTCAGCGATGAGTGGGGTGATCCCGCCCAACATGACGACTACCCCTACACATGGGAGATCGACTGGGTCCGAGTCTGGGAGGAAGGTGACTCGGCCTAG
- a CDS encoding glycosyltransferase family 2 protein, whose protein sequence is MEMKTTVAVVTYDRPDHVDRLLSHLLRQRSNPDEVIVVNNGANDATRELVESQTKRFDRTSIALHHHPRSTDTSLQGGRNDAIRIANGDVICFVDDDVIPHETWLEGIERGYEWSTSAVAVGGPAPTTDEELTFQHPVVQSPTNQNHLNRFGEHRQITYKWIPPTPVETDFLIGANMSFEVDVLEEVGGFDPSYRGHPQFEELDVMAKLWKRGETIVYHPDALVYHLSASQGERDRVSYWYGRNSLRFRRQNFPETYRRSLMRLLIKPEFGPPVWRQLGGAILRDNTTYQWRLRGYIDELLLDQFDSRIGSRLTAGYAEE, encoded by the coding sequence ATGGAAATGAAAACGACAGTTGCAGTGGTCACGTACGATCGCCCCGACCACGTCGATCGTCTGTTGAGCCACTTACTACGTCAGCGCTCCAATCCCGACGAAGTGATCGTCGTCAACAACGGTGCCAACGACGCGACGAGAGAACTCGTCGAATCGCAGACGAAACGCTTCGATCGAACGTCGATCGCGCTTCATCATCACCCGAGATCGACCGACACGAGCCTTCAAGGAGGACGAAACGACGCGATCAGGATTGCGAACGGGGACGTGATCTGTTTCGTCGACGACGACGTCATCCCACACGAAACGTGGCTGGAGGGGATCGAACGTGGCTACGAGTGGAGCACGTCCGCAGTTGCCGTCGGTGGGCCGGCCCCCACCACGGACGAAGAGCTAACGTTCCAACACCCCGTCGTGCAGTCGCCGACGAATCAAAATCACCTGAACCGGTTCGGAGAGCACAGACAGATCACGTACAAGTGGATCCCGCCGACCCCTGTCGAGACGGACTTCCTCATCGGCGCCAATATGTCGTTCGAGGTGGATGTGCTTGAGGAGGTAGGCGGCTTCGATCCATCCTACCGTGGGCATCCCCAGTTCGAGGAGCTAGACGTGATGGCAAAACTGTGGAAGCGCGGGGAAACGATCGTCTACCACCCCGACGCACTCGTGTACCACCTGAGCGCCTCGCAGGGGGAGAGAGATCGGGTATCGTACTGGTACGGACGGAACAGTTTGCGGTTTCGACGCCAGAATTTCCCTGAAACATACCGACGTTCACTCATGCGCCTGCTCATCAAGCCGGAGTTTGGACCTCCCGTGTGGCGCCAGCTCGGAGGTGCCATCTTGCGTGACAACACCACGTATCAGTGGCGGTTACGAGGGTATATCGACGAGCTACTTCTCGACCAATTCGACAGCCGGATCGGGAGCCGTTTGACGGCAGGGTATGCGGAAGAGTGA
- a CDS encoding glycosyltransferase, whose protein sequence is MNARDGPRPTQFSVLIPVYEKNDASQVDDALESTISQTTPPDQMVVVVDGPVPTRVDETIHGWSSEHPETVDVVQLEENRGLENALNVGLERCDHELVARMDADDVSSETRFERQLEVFRRQPDVDVVGGYVGEFVDDPDQVSHVRTVPTAPAEIERFARFRSPINHPTVMYKKSQVQAAGGYRTIPGVGDYELWVRLLERGNVLRNVPAVLVYMRAGAEMYRRRGGIGYARTEFRLQKEFLERGFIPPRVFLLNVGLRIPLRLLPNGARRLLYSRFLR, encoded by the coding sequence ATGAACGCTCGGGACGGGCCACGCCCCACGCAGTTTTCCGTACTCATACCGGTATACGAGAAGAACGACGCCTCGCAGGTGGACGACGCGCTCGAAAGCACGATCAGTCAGACGACACCACCCGATCAGATGGTAGTCGTCGTAGACGGACCCGTGCCAACTCGAGTCGACGAGACGATCCATGGCTGGTCCAGCGAGCATCCAGAGACGGTCGATGTCGTCCAGCTCGAGGAGAATCGAGGGTTAGAAAACGCGTTGAACGTTGGACTCGAACGCTGTGACCACGAGCTCGTGGCTCGTATGGACGCCGACGACGTCTCCAGCGAGACACGTTTCGAGCGACAACTCGAGGTGTTCAGAAGGCAACCAGACGTCGATGTCGTTGGCGGCTACGTCGGTGAGTTCGTCGACGATCCCGACCAGGTCTCTCACGTGCGAACGGTGCCGACGGCGCCCGCCGAAATCGAACGGTTTGCGCGGTTTCGGAGCCCGATAAACCACCCAACAGTGATGTACAAAAAATCTCAGGTGCAAGCTGCAGGCGGCTACCGAACCATTCCAGGAGTCGGCGACTACGAGCTCTGGGTGCGGCTGTTAGAACGGGGAAACGTGTTGCGGAACGTACCCGCCGTGCTCGTCTATATGCGCGCCGGGGCGGAGATGTACAGACGTCGGGGAGGGATCGGGTACGCGAGAACGGAGTTTCGATTGCAGAAGGAGTTTCTCGAGCGGGGGTTCATTCCACCTCGCGTGTTTTTGCTGAACGTCGGACTTCGGATTCCGCTTCGACTCCTTCCAAACGGGGCGCGAAGGCTCCTCTACAGCCGTTTTCTTCGGTGA